A window of the Hevea brasiliensis isolate MT/VB/25A 57/8 chromosome 6, ASM3005281v1, whole genome shotgun sequence genome harbors these coding sequences:
- the LOC110632691 gene encoding proline-rich receptor-like protein kinase PERK1 isoform X2 translates to MGCFSSKNSPKADQHADTRNGVSRSRSYSAPAALQLKPGNLSSFPKENQRYGQRPSLPAFASQNYKGHEQRQSATSSSFPEIVSVQELPKTTDDRSQSPLLRQLPVMDRPPETENHQSDVLKKYGFNDLSQATGGFNNNDLLGEGGFGQVYKATLDGKVVAIKKLKMLPESDVHSGKQPEIAKQFEEIDFLSIVSHQNVVQLIGYCSEGMNRLLVLEYVPNKSLRFHLNANKLLEWSNRMKIAIGSAEGLQYLHDGCGKRIIHRDVKAENILIDNDFEPKVADFSLSKILPNTNSVSHITSILRGTNVYADPEHGDVQKVSEKSDVYSFGVVLLELISGRKLMDKENISIVTWVQSAI, encoded by the exons ATGGGTTGCTTCTCGAGCAAGAACAGTCCCAAGGCAGATCAGCACGCTGACACTAGAA ATGGTGTATCTAGGTCAAGATCATATTCTGCGCCTGCAGCTTTACAGCTCAAACCTGGCAACTTATCCTCATTTCCTAAGGAGAATCAGCGATATGGACAGAGGCCATCTCTACCTGCCTTTGCCTCTCAGAATTATAAAGGACATGAACAGAGGCAATCTGCGACTTCATCCTCATTTCCTGAGATTGTTTCAGTTCAAGAACTGCCAAAGACAACTG ATGATAGATCTCAGTCACCGCTACTTCGCCAGTTACCGGTTATGGATCGCCCACCAGAAACTGAGAATCATCAAAGTGATGTACTGAAGAAATACGGATTTAATGATCTATCACAAGCAACTGGTGGTTTCAACAACAACGACCTGCTTGGCGAGGGCGGTTTCGGTCAAGTCTACAAGGCAACCCTTGACGGAAAAGTCGTTGCTATCAAGAAACTAAAAATGTTGCCGGAGAGTGACGTCCATAGCGGTAAACAGCCCGAAATTGCCAAACAATTCGAGGAGATTGATTTCCTTAGCATTGTGAGTCACCAAAATGTTGTACAACTGATTGGGTACTGCAGTGAAGGAATGAATAGATTGCTTGTTTTAGAGTATGTTCCTAACAAGTCCTTGAGATTTCATTTAAATG CAAACAAGCTTTTGGAGTGGTCAAACAGGATGAAAATCGCTATAGGCTCTGCTGAAGGGTTACAATATCTGCATGATGGAT GTGGTAAAAGAATCATACATCGAGATGTAAAAGCAGAAAATATTCTAATCGATAATGATTTTGAACCAAAA GTTGCAGATTTTTCTCTTTCCAAAATTTTGCCAAATACCAATAGTGTTAGCCACATCACAAGTATATTGAGGGGAACTAATgt TTATGCAGATCCAGAGCATGGTGATGTTCAAAAAGTTTCTGAGAAGTCAGATGTTTATTCTTTTGGTGTGGTGCTTCTAGAGCTGATTAGTGGGAGGAAATTGATGGATAAAGAAAATATTAGTATCGTTACTTGGGTACAATCAGCCATATGA
- the LOC110632691 gene encoding proline-rich receptor-like protein kinase PERK15 isoform X1 encodes MGCFSSKNSPKADQHADTRNGVSRSRSYSAPAALQLKPGNLSSFPKENQRYGQRPSLPAFASQNYKGHEQRQSATSSSFPEIVSVQELPKTTDDRSQSPLLRQLPVMDRPPETENHQSDVLKKYGFNDLSQATGGFNNNDLLGEGGFGQVYKATLDGKVVAIKKLKMLPESDVHSGKQPEIAKQFEEIDFLSIVSHQNVVQLIGYCSEGMNRLLVLEYVPNKSLRFHLNANKLLEWSNRMKIAIGSAEGLQYLHDGCGKRIIHRDVKAENILIDNDFEPKARTQIEQALGNGEYTILVDSILQSYDEKKIKKMIMALVDSKLEKNYVEEEVKKMIFCAIACINYNSEYRPPMQKIIGVLKGTIMPPEKILDWEDNKSLHGTTYKVSFLMATMI; translated from the exons ATGGGTTGCTTCTCGAGCAAGAACAGTCCCAAGGCAGATCAGCACGCTGACACTAGAA ATGGTGTATCTAGGTCAAGATCATATTCTGCGCCTGCAGCTTTACAGCTCAAACCTGGCAACTTATCCTCATTTCCTAAGGAGAATCAGCGATATGGACAGAGGCCATCTCTACCTGCCTTTGCCTCTCAGAATTATAAAGGACATGAACAGAGGCAATCTGCGACTTCATCCTCATTTCCTGAGATTGTTTCAGTTCAAGAACTGCCAAAGACAACTG ATGATAGATCTCAGTCACCGCTACTTCGCCAGTTACCGGTTATGGATCGCCCACCAGAAACTGAGAATCATCAAAGTGATGTACTGAAGAAATACGGATTTAATGATCTATCACAAGCAACTGGTGGTTTCAACAACAACGACCTGCTTGGCGAGGGCGGTTTCGGTCAAGTCTACAAGGCAACCCTTGACGGAAAAGTCGTTGCTATCAAGAAACTAAAAATGTTGCCGGAGAGTGACGTCCATAGCGGTAAACAGCCCGAAATTGCCAAACAATTCGAGGAGATTGATTTCCTTAGCATTGTGAGTCACCAAAATGTTGTACAACTGATTGGGTACTGCAGTGAAGGAATGAATAGATTGCTTGTTTTAGAGTATGTTCCTAACAAGTCCTTGAGATTTCATTTAAATG CAAACAAGCTTTTGGAGTGGTCAAACAGGATGAAAATCGCTATAGGCTCTGCTGAAGGGTTACAATATCTGCATGATGGAT GTGGTAAAAGAATCATACATCGAGATGTAAAAGCAGAAAATATTCTAATCGATAATGATTTTGAACCAAAA GCAAGGACTCAAATTGAACAAGCTTTGGGCAATGGAGAATATACAATTCTTGTTGACTCCATATTACAGAGTTATgacgaaaagaaaataaaaaagatgaTTATGGCTCTTGTTGAttccaaattggagaaaaattatgTTGAAGAGGAGGTGAAGAAAATGATATTTTGTGCCATAGCTTGCATAAATTATAATTCTGAGTATCGCCCACCAATGCAAAAG ATAATTGGAGTTCTTAAAGGGACGATCATGCCTCCAGAGAAGATATTGGATTGGGAAGACAACAAATCCCTACACGGTACTACATACAAAGTTTCATTTCTTATGGCAACTATGATTTAA
- the LOC131180705 gene encoding uncharacterized protein At5g39570-like — LDLDNSINLLQPTEKKLASIPETDIDEYDPTPYGGGYDIALTYGRPIPPSDETCYQNSSLVDEIDYDRPNFTSYAEPSAYADERLQEEYTSYARPKPRLDPSYGFVLGAAAGREVFVDAKPEPAYGFQTGVSRPGFDYGSGGYGGRPKYEKPPILEYGSGYGRMPDSEYLSGGYGWRPEYDDGSRNKYGYGSEEGYSSNKYGDDDSDDEKKKHNRYQHHHHRKHYDDD, encoded by the coding sequence CTTGATCTAGATAACAGTATCAACCTCTTACAGCCTACGGAGAAGAAGCTTGCTAGCATTCCAGAAACTGACATTGACGAGTATGATCCGACACCATATGGAGGCGGATACGACATAGCCTTGACGTACGGACGTCCCATCCCACCGTCTGACGAGACTTGCTACCAAAACAGCTCATTAGTCGATGAGATCGACTACGATCGCCCCAACTTCACCTCCTACGCCGAGCCCTCCGCCTACGCTGATGAGCGTCTCCAGGAGGAATACACTAGCTATGCCCGTCCTAAGCCCCGACTTGATCCTTCTTATGGCTTCGTCCTTGGTGCTGCTGCTGGAAGGGAAGTATTTGTTGATGCTAAGCCTGAGCCTGCTTATGGGTTCCAAACTGGAGTGTCAAGGCCTGGATTCGATTATGGGTCTGGTGGCTATGGCGGAAGACCCAAGTATGAGAAGCCACCTATTTTGGAATATGGGTCTGGGTACGGCCGAATGCCAGATTCAGAATACCTATCTGGTGGATATGGCTGGAGGCCTGAGTATGATGATGGTTCTCGCAACAAGTATGGCTATGGTAGCGAAGAGGGTTATAGCAGCAACAAATATGGAGATGATGACTCTGATGATGAAAAGAAGAAGCATAATCGctaccagcaccaccaccacaggAAGCACTATGATGACGATTGA